A section of the Citrobacter farmeri genome encodes:
- a CDS encoding PTS mannose/fructose/sorbose/N-acetylgalactosamine transporter subunit IIC, whose translation MDTLVFASLMGLYYWFARLRLGYTFSAMLLQPVVVAVFVGLLLGNMQTAMIIGAGMQLVYLGVTSTPGGNVPSDPALAACISIPIAVKAGMDPNLAIALAIPFGVIGVFLDQLRRTLNAAWVHMADKHAETANMSGIMRCAFLYPALLGLALRFPVVFAANYFGQDVVESFLKLMPHWLTHSFEIMGGILPALGFAITIMVIGKKSLLPWFIGGFFAVLYLKVDIMAMAIFGTCVAFLIKGLAKNEGAA comes from the coding sequence ATGGATACCTTAGTTTTTGCAAGCCTCATGGGGTTGTATTACTGGTTTGCCCGCTTACGCCTTGGCTACACCTTCTCTGCCATGCTGCTACAGCCGGTGGTGGTGGCCGTCTTTGTCGGGCTACTGCTTGGCAACATGCAGACGGCGATGATCATCGGCGCGGGGATGCAGCTCGTTTATCTCGGCGTGACCTCAACGCCTGGCGGTAACGTGCCGTCAGATCCGGCACTGGCAGCCTGTATCTCAATTCCAATCGCAGTGAAAGCCGGGATGGATCCGAACCTGGCGATTGCCCTGGCGATCCCCTTCGGCGTGATCGGCGTTTTCCTCGACCAGCTGCGTCGTACCCTTAACGCGGCCTGGGTACATATGGCCGATAAGCACGCGGAAACGGCGAATATGTCGGGCATCATGCGCTGTGCATTCCTCTACCCGGCGTTGCTTGGACTGGCGCTGCGTTTCCCGGTGGTGTTTGCCGCGAACTACTTCGGTCAGGACGTGGTGGAAAGTTTCCTCAAACTGATGCCGCACTGGCTGACCCACTCCTTTGAAATCATGGGCGGGATCCTGCCGGCGCTGGGCTTCGCCATCACCATTATGGTGATCGGTAAAAAGAGCCTGCTGCCGTGGTTTATCGGCGGATTCTTCGCGGTGCTGTACCTCAAGGTGGACATCATGGCGATGGCGATCTTCGGTACCTGTGTGGCCTTCCTGATTAAAGGTCTGGCGAAAAATGAAGGAGCAGCATGA
- a CDS encoding PTS system mannose/fructose/N-acetylgalactosamine-transporter subunit IIB → MANIVLCRIDSRLIHGQVVTKWVGQSQANRIAVVSDELDADPFMKNIYLMAAPPNIKVDCYSNQSFAASWKENQLGDGNVLVLFPSLAAIQQAVQQGFDVTTIQVGGLGGGPNRKAVFQNITLDEKDVGILNDLKSRGIQVFFQTIPEDKPQSLDDILKKF, encoded by the coding sequence ATGGCAAACATCGTGTTATGTCGTATCGACAGCCGACTGATCCACGGACAGGTGGTGACGAAGTGGGTCGGGCAGTCCCAGGCCAACCGCATTGCGGTGGTCAGTGACGAACTGGACGCCGATCCATTTATGAAAAACATCTACCTGATGGCCGCGCCGCCGAACATCAAAGTGGATTGCTATAGCAACCAGAGTTTTGCGGCCTCCTGGAAAGAGAACCAACTGGGCGACGGCAATGTGCTGGTGCTGTTCCCTTCCCTGGCGGCGATTCAACAGGCCGTACAACAGGGATTTGATGTCACGACCATTCAGGTTGGCGGTCTGGGTGGCGGACCAAACCGCAAAGCAGTATTCCAGAACATTACGCTCGATGAAAAAGACGTTGGCATTCTTAACGACCTGAAAAGTCGTGGGATTCAGGTGTTCTTCCAGACTATCCCGGAAGATAAACCGCAGTCGCTGGACGATATCCTGAAAAAATTCTAA
- a CDS encoding PTS sugar transporter subunit IIA, protein MTTTQPLPEILLLTHGGWGQQLCNSLRMVMGEIKGVTEIALMPVDTLGEFYQRVEDVVKTMPDGSLILTDFVGGTTSNVAARLSVDYPIAVVSGLNASLLLEALDRREHGSLTTCVSELVEAGRSSCLDVVAHVRQLQQSQ, encoded by the coding sequence TTGACTACCACTCAACCGTTGCCCGAAATTCTGCTGCTCACTCATGGTGGCTGGGGACAACAGCTCTGTAACAGCCTGCGCATGGTGATGGGCGAAATTAAAGGCGTGACGGAAATTGCGCTGATGCCCGTCGATACGCTGGGCGAGTTTTATCAGCGTGTCGAGGACGTGGTGAAAACCATGCCGGACGGCTCGCTTATTCTGACCGATTTTGTTGGCGGCACGACGTCCAATGTGGCAGCGCGGCTAAGCGTGGATTATCCGATTGCGGTCGTATCCGGGTTGAACGCGTCGCTACTGCTGGAAGCGCTGGACAGACGTGAACACGGCTCCCTGACCACCTGCGTCAGTGAACTGGTGGAAGCCGGGCGCAGCAGTTGCCTCGACGTTGTCGCTCATGTCCGTCAATTACAACAATCACAATAA